In Bacillus sp. NP247, one DNA window encodes the following:
- a CDS encoding PadR family transcriptional regulator — protein sequence MHSQMLKGVLEGCILYIISQEEVYGYELSTKLNKYGFTFVSEGSIYPLLLRMQKEKLIEGTLKASSLGPKRKYYHVTDKGLEQLEEFKKSWGMVSTTVNNLLQGE from the coding sequence ATGCACAGCCAAATGTTAAAAGGTGTACTAGAAGGTTGCATTCTATATATCATTTCACAAGAAGAAGTGTACGGATATGAACTAAGTACAAAATTAAATAAATACGGCTTTACATTCGTAAGTGAAGGAAGCATCTATCCTTTATTGTTACGCATGCAAAAAGAGAAACTTATTGAAGGTACATTAAAGGCTTCCTCTCTTGGACCGAAGCGAAAATATTATCACGTAACTGATAAAGGATTAGAACAGCTTGAAGAATTTAAAAAAAGCTGGGGAATGGTTTCAACGACGGTAAACAACTTATTACAAGGGGAGTGA
- a CDS encoding DUF1129 family protein, with protein sequence MRAQDMVELNNKKREFLTPENEAAYGDMLVYLRLSNVPEHQVEELLLEILDHLIEAQAENKNAYAIFGNDLRSYCDELISALPTQTKLEKTSLIGFVISLLLAIQFGMDALVSTFILIFGKNIEQLSPAFSIPGTTLFVSLIMLGILFILYLLKRYSFDQTMNWKRRILFGFAFATPFCSAVFLNFYFRKQPYLIYHLTFWQNTLIAILFYILYKLLYKKSNF encoded by the coding sequence ATGAGGGCGCAAGACATGGTTGAATTGAACAATAAAAAACGTGAATTTCTAACACCTGAAAACGAAGCTGCTTACGGTGATATGTTAGTATATCTTCGGTTATCTAACGTACCCGAACATCAAGTAGAAGAACTTTTATTAGAAATATTAGATCATCTCATCGAAGCACAAGCAGAAAATAAAAATGCTTATGCTATTTTCGGAAATGATTTACGATCTTACTGTGATGAACTTATATCAGCTTTACCAACCCAAACAAAGCTAGAAAAAACCTCTTTAATCGGTTTTGTTATTAGCTTACTTCTTGCTATACAGTTTGGAATGGATGCACTTGTTTCGACTTTCATTTTAATCTTCGGGAAGAATATCGAACAATTAAGCCCAGCTTTTAGCATCCCTGGAACCACTTTGTTCGTTTCACTTATTATGCTAGGCATACTTTTCATTTTATATTTATTAAAGCGCTATTCCTTTGATCAAACGATGAATTGGAAAAGAAGGATTCTATTTGGATTTGCATTTGCTACTCCATTTTGTTCAGCTGTATTTTTAAATTTCTACTTTAGAAAACAACCTTATCTCATTTATCATCTAACCTTTTGGCAAAACACTTTAATCGCTATTCTATTTTATATTTTATATAAATTACTATACAAAAAATCAAATTTTTAA
- a CDS encoding biotin/lipoate A/B protein ligase family protein, producing MGKEKWCYINSGQCSPAFNMALDECLLNWQSEKKMPPTIRFYEWEVPTLTVGYFQRVEKDINMDVVNEKKYGFVRRQTGGRGVLHDKELTYSVIVSEDHPNMPKTVTEAYRVISQGLLDGFKALGLEAYYAVPKTEEDRENLKNPRSGVCFDAPSWYEIVVEGRKIAGSAQTRQKGVILQHGSIPLEIDLDELYDLFLFPNERVKERMKNMFSSKAVAINELTDRTFTIEQLIKAFETGFEKGLDIELVPYELTEEQLHEVQTLAKEKYESNEWNYKK from the coding sequence ATGGGAAAAGAAAAATGGTGTTATATTAACTCTGGTCAATGTTCACCAGCATTTAATATGGCGTTAGATGAATGTTTATTAAATTGGCAAAGTGAAAAGAAAATGCCACCAACAATTCGTTTTTACGAATGGGAAGTACCAACATTAACAGTCGGGTATTTCCAGCGTGTTGAAAAAGATATAAATATGGATGTAGTTAACGAAAAGAAATATGGATTCGTTCGTCGTCAAACAGGCGGCAGGGGTGTACTACATGACAAAGAATTAACGTACAGTGTTATTGTGTCTGAAGATCATCCAAATATGCCAAAAACAGTTACAGAAGCATACCGCGTTATTTCGCAAGGCTTATTAGACGGTTTTAAGGCATTAGGATTAGAAGCGTATTATGCAGTTCCGAAAACAGAAGAGGATCGTGAGAATTTAAAAAATCCGCGTTCAGGAGTATGTTTTGATGCACCATCTTGGTATGAAATTGTAGTTGAAGGAAGAAAAATCGCAGGTAGTGCTCAAACACGTCAAAAAGGTGTTATCTTACAGCACGGTTCGATTCCGTTAGAAATAGATTTAGATGAGTTATACGATCTATTTTTATTCCCGAATGAACGTGTAAAAGAGCGTATGAAAAACATGTTTTCTTCTAAAGCGGTAGCGATTAATGAATTAACAGACCGTACATTTACGATTGAACAGTTAATTAAAGCGTTTGAAACTGGATTTGAAAAAGGTTTAGATATAGAGCTTGTGCCGTATGAACTAACAGAAGAACAGCTTCATGAAGTTCAAACTTTAGCAAAAGAGAAGTACGAAAGTAATGAATGGAATTATAAAAAATAA
- a CDS encoding rhodanese-like domain-containing protein has protein sequence MSTNLIIILAAIAAFIGYTVWMYFYQKKLIKTLSEEEFRAGYRKAQLIDIREADEFNAGHILGARNIPLSQIRLRYKELREDQPVYLYCQSGFRTGRAAQYLKKQGYKDFYQLKGGFKSWSGKIKKK, from the coding sequence GTGTCAACAAACTTGATTATTATACTAGCCGCAATTGCAGCATTCATCGGCTACACTGTATGGATGTATTTCTATCAGAAAAAATTAATTAAAACACTTTCAGAAGAAGAATTTCGCGCTGGCTACCGTAAAGCACAGCTTATCGATATTCGCGAAGCGGATGAATTTAACGCGGGACATATTTTAGGTGCGCGTAACATTCCATTATCACAAATTCGCCTTCGCTACAAAGAACTTCGCGAAGATCAACCTGTTTATTTATATTGCCAAAGCGGATTCCGTACAGGTCGTGCAGCTCAATACTTAAAAAAACAAGGCTACAAAGATTTCTACCAATTAAAAGGTGGATTTAAATCTTGGTCAGGCAAAATTAAAAAGAAATAA
- a CDS encoding DNA polymerase III subunit delta translates to MFSSVILSSCSFQQTIQEEKTFVGTTGGAKDRVTDPIPLKELPKYFPAKFKVPTFLPYDITSDVQGEVRTMGKKNAVLTIKYKQQEKGRHDYIELTVANFSYSFPYLVEENRFQEQMKLNNGAPAYFKNKDDYERGDEFATLIWKEKGIEYQLLYRNVDEKDEDVIKQNLLYIANNME, encoded by the coding sequence GTGTTTTCTAGTGTAATACTTAGCTCATGTTCATTTCAGCAAACGATACAAGAAGAAAAAACATTTGTAGGAACAACAGGAGGGGCTAAGGACCGTGTTACTGATCCGATTCCGCTAAAGGAACTTCCAAAATATTTTCCGGCGAAGTTTAAAGTTCCAACGTTTTTACCTTATGACATTACGAGTGATGTGCAGGGAGAGGTAAGAACGATGGGAAAGAAGAATGCTGTCTTAACGATTAAATATAAGCAACAAGAGAAAGGAAGGCATGATTATATAGAATTAACAGTGGCCAACTTTTCTTACAGCTTTCCATACCTCGTAGAAGAGAATCGATTTCAAGAACAAATGAAATTGAATAATGGAGCACCTGCTTATTTTAAAAATAAGGATGATTACGAGCGAGGGGACGAATTTGCTACGCTTATATGGAAAGAGAAGGGGATTGAATATCAGCTATTATATCGTAATGTAGATGAGAAAGATGAAGATGTGATTAAACAAAATCTACTGTACATTGCAAACAATATGGAATGA
- a CDS encoding LacI family DNA-binding transcriptional regulator codes for MANIKQIAKTAGVSISTVSRVLNNHPYVKEEKRKRVLDAVEELNYAKNINAIHLIKGKTYTIGVMLPFINVPYFSTIIEGIGNEALAAGYHINLCQTNYDSIEEIRVLEMMKMKQFDGMIICSRTSSWEQIEPFAKFAPIISCEKMNHSLISSVYVDHYEGFRLGTAYLLSKGHEKIGICLARKTSVNSIEREKAFADTLRHEGKTVHPDWIFHQCYTMQDGAKILHRILNMKNRPTAIFTANDQVAAGLLTEAKKHGIRIPEDLAILGFDNHEISKALEISTIEHPGLTMGSRAFSLFHKQRQNEQIIGNSEELSFHLIERKTV; via the coding sequence ATGGCCAATATAAAACAAATTGCAAAAACTGCTGGTGTATCTATATCAACTGTTTCTCGTGTCCTGAATAATCATCCTTACGTAAAAGAAGAAAAGCGTAAGCGTGTTCTAGATGCAGTTGAAGAATTGAACTATGCAAAAAATATTAATGCTATTCATTTAATAAAGGGCAAAACATATACAATTGGGGTTATGCTCCCTTTCATTAATGTCCCTTACTTCAGTACCATTATTGAAGGAATCGGAAACGAAGCGTTAGCAGCTGGATATCACATTAATTTATGCCAAACAAATTACGATAGTATTGAAGAAATTCGCGTTCTTGAAATGATGAAAATGAAGCAATTCGACGGGATGATTATTTGCTCTCGCACGAGTTCATGGGAACAAATTGAACCGTTCGCAAAATTTGCCCCTATTATTTCATGTGAAAAAATGAACCACTCCCTCATTTCATCTGTCTATGTAGATCATTACGAAGGATTCCGTCTCGGTACTGCATATTTACTAAGTAAAGGTCATGAAAAAATCGGCATTTGTTTAGCAAGAAAAACAAGTGTAAATTCGATTGAACGTGAAAAGGCTTTCGCCGATACCCTTCGTCACGAAGGAAAAACAGTACATCCTGATTGGATTTTTCATCAATGTTATACGATGCAGGACGGGGCAAAAATACTTCATCGTATTTTAAACATGAAAAATCGTCCAACTGCTATTTTCACAGCGAACGATCAAGTAGCTGCTGGTTTATTAACAGAGGCAAAAAAACATGGCATTCGCATACCTGAAGACCTCGCTATCCTGGGATTTGATAACCACGAAATTTCAAAAGCATTAGAAATTTCAACTATTGAACATCCCGGTCTCACGATGGGATCACGTGCTTTTTCTTTATTCCATAAACAGAGGCAAAACGAACAAATTATTGGGAACTCAGAAGAACTTTCATTCCATTTAATTGAACGAAAAACAGTCTGA
- a CDS encoding TetR/AcrR family transcriptional regulator has product MEMTANRIKAVALSHFARYGYEGTSLANIAQEVGIKKPSIYAHFKGKEELYFTCLESALQKDLQSFTDDIENFSKSSTEELLLNLLKGYAKRFGESEESMFWLRTSYFPPDAFREQIIDKANVHIENVGKLLFPVFKRASEQDELHNIEVKDALEAFLCLLDGLMVELLYAGLNRFETRLEASWKVFWRGLSN; this is encoded by the coding sequence ATGGAAATGACAGCAAACCGCATTAAAGCTGTAGCACTTTCTCATTTCGCACGCTACGGCTACGAAGGAACTTCATTAGCAAATATTGCTCAAGAAGTTGGGATTAAAAAACCATCGATTTACGCACACTTTAAAGGTAAAGAAGAGCTATATTTTACATGCTTAGAATCAGCTCTTCAAAAAGATTTGCAGAGCTTCACAGACGATATCGAAAATTTTTCAAAATCGTCTACTGAAGAATTGCTCTTAAATTTGTTAAAAGGCTATGCGAAAAGATTTGGTGAAAGTGAAGAATCAATGTTTTGGTTACGAACTTCTTATTTTCCGCCGGATGCATTCCGCGAACAAATTATTGATAAAGCGAATGTACACATTGAAAACGTCGGAAAACTTTTATTCCCTGTGTTTAAAAGAGCAAGCGAACAAGATGAATTGCATAACATTGAAGTAAAAGACGCTTTGGAGGCTTTTTTATGCTTACTTGACGGCCTTATGGTTGAACTACTATACGCAGGTTTAAATCGTTTTGAGACACGTTTAGAAGCTTCTTGGAAAGTATTTTGGCGCGGACTTTCAAACTGA
- a CDS encoding multidrug efflux SMR transporter produces the protein MAWIYVIIAGIIEIFWVIGLKHAETPLEWIGVALLITISFVLLFRAYKDLPVGTVYAVFTGIGAGGIVLTEIFVFGEPFSIVKVLLIGLIFFGVIGLKRVTEEKEAKEAA, from the coding sequence ATGGCATGGATTTATGTAATCATAGCTGGTATTATTGAAATCTTTTGGGTGATTGGACTAAAACACGCGGAGACACCACTTGAGTGGATAGGTGTTGCTCTATTAATCACAATTAGTTTCGTCTTATTATTTAGAGCTTATAAAGATTTACCTGTAGGTACTGTATACGCAGTCTTTACAGGAATTGGAGCTGGCGGAATCGTTCTGACAGAGATTTTCGTTTTCGGAGAACCTTTCTCTATCGTAAAAGTATTATTAATCGGTTTAATCTTCTTCGGAGTAATCGGCTTAAAACGAGTAACAGAAGAAAAAGAAGCGAAGGAGGCTGCATAA
- a CDS encoding multidrug efflux SMR transporter, whose amino-acid sequence MAWVFLILAGICEIVGVLFMKVATEKKGWAPKVILIANFGVSFFFLSLAMDTLPMGTAYAIWTGIGTAGSALLGILIFRESADWRRLAFLSCILCGAVGLKLLG is encoded by the coding sequence ATGGCTTGGGTATTTTTAATTCTAGCTGGTATTTGTGAAATTGTTGGTGTACTCTTTATGAAAGTAGCCACTGAAAAGAAAGGCTGGGCACCAAAAGTAATTTTAATCGCTAACTTTGGCGTAAGCTTCTTCTTCTTATCTCTTGCAATGGACACATTACCGATGGGAACTGCTTACGCAATTTGGACTGGAATCGGAACTGCCGGAAGTGCACTTCTAGGTATTCTTATTTTCCGCGAGTCAGCGGATTGGCGCCGCCTTGCCTTCTTAAGCTGCATTCTATGCGGTGCTGTTGGCTTAAAACTATTAGGCTAA
- a CDS encoding DUF3975 family protein, whose protein sequence is MWKEKGKQILTWITLGIVILLQISFHIIEWLFHKVLSILTFLPNMALEIASIAWSIIASITIVIIWSIAKLWNKLFKKDSYSEKE, encoded by the coding sequence ATGTGGAAAGAAAAAGGAAAACAAATCTTAACATGGATCACACTTGGGATCGTCATTCTATTGCAAATAAGTTTTCATATAATAGAATGGCTGTTTCATAAAGTATTATCCATTCTTACATTCCTTCCTAACATGGCACTTGAAATTGCATCTATCGCTTGGTCAATTATTGCCTCCATTACAATCGTGATTATATGGAGTATCGCCAAGCTATGGAACAAGTTATTTAAAAAGGACAGTTACTCTGAAAAAGAGTAA
- a CDS encoding ABC-2 transporter permease: MSVICEGRRIVLKQLILKDFIVQWKFLIWYILYPVFFYMVLTDTKNLFIIMSVIFTVGATVKIFEADSKNESEVILSSLPILRKQIVCAKYIVAIIILFISVTIGCFTMGMKNGANVFGFIETTVVASISFTLVYLSFVLPISFWLAYKKTVFITIFIFIAPIVIVETFFQINLEQIQLYNSVLFVSSICMFIVSAFVSIRVYEKREF; the protein is encoded by the coding sequence ATGAGCGTGATTTGTGAGGGGAGGAGAATAGTTTTGAAACAACTTATTTTAAAAGATTTCATCGTTCAATGGAAATTTTTAATTTGGTACATACTGTATCCTGTTTTCTTTTATATGGTCTTAACAGATACGAAAAATTTATTCATAATTATGTCAGTAATTTTTACAGTCGGGGCAACAGTAAAAATATTTGAAGCAGATAGTAAAAATGAGAGTGAAGTTATATTAAGTAGTTTGCCAATATTGAGAAAACAAATTGTGTGTGCGAAATATATAGTAGCAATTATTATTCTTTTCATAAGTGTAACGATTGGTTGTTTCACGATGGGAATGAAGAATGGAGCTAATGTATTTGGATTTATTGAAACGACAGTGGTTGCTAGTATTAGCTTTACTTTAGTGTATTTAAGCTTTGTTTTACCGATATCGTTTTGGTTAGCATATAAAAAAACTGTTTTTATTACGATATTCATATTTATAGCACCGATTGTTATTGTAGAGACGTTCTTTCAAATCAACCTGGAACAAATTCAACTATATAACAGCGTGTTATTCGTTAGTTCAATATGCATGTTCATAGTATCTGCCTTCGTTTCAATAAGAGTATATGAAAAAAGAGAATTTTAA
- a CDS encoding ABC-2 transporter permease produces MQQLILKEFFLQKKMFPFYFLIPILSIFKNSVEPMGIAIGLFITCSTIIYISFYYDEKSKAEKVLVSLPITRQEIVIAKYISSTLFIMAGLSATFIVVILKNILLDRDIVMPGYAVFSAIVATLIYCVVTIPTNYIGGYKAITVLNVIMLFPLMGMIGLMCNVFGDKTIMLKVLHSQEATLAMSVLGIGVLVSIVISMFLSMKMFQEAEL; encoded by the coding sequence ATGCAACAGTTGATTTTGAAGGAGTTTTTCTTACAAAAGAAGATGTTTCCTTTCTATTTTTTAATACCCATTTTATCTATTTTTAAGAATTCCGTCGAACCAATGGGGATTGCAATAGGATTATTTATAACATGTAGTACGATTATATATATTTCTTTTTATTATGACGAGAAAAGTAAAGCAGAAAAAGTATTAGTGAGTTTGCCTATAACAAGACAAGAGATAGTTATAGCTAAATATATTTCAAGCACATTATTTATTATGGCTGGTTTGAGTGCAACTTTTATAGTCGTAATATTAAAAAATATTTTGTTGGACAGGGATATAGTTATGCCTGGATATGCAGTGTTTTCAGCAATAGTAGCAACTTTAATTTATTGTGTAGTAACGATACCTACTAATTACATTGGGGGATATAAAGCTATTACTGTCTTGAATGTGATTATGCTTTTTCCTTTAATGGGTATGATTGGTCTTATGTGCAATGTTTTTGGTGATAAAACAATTATGTTAAAAGTACTCCACTCTCAAGAGGCTACACTAGCAATGAGTGTTCTTGGTATCGGAGTATTAGTAAGTATAGTCATATCAATGTTTCTCTCAATGAAAATGTTTCAGGAGGCAGAGTTATAG
- a CDS encoding ABC-2 transporter permease, protein MRQLIYKDLFFFRVTWLVNFVMPLLFFMLEPSGELLFPMSCLFITLSSVMTLIFMDERNKSDIFINSLPVSRKDIIIARYISCAIFIVGGILSTMLVVFLMRGIVVIGDIGAYHPNLYIEIPWYEVINGAVYALFFVVILFPSYYGTKSKVVRSIVSAASMGVGVIFWMFISDGLNETAPSFIEWIMNPMHIGVFIVGFITLVSIYIASMFLTIKIYETRDL, encoded by the coding sequence ATGCGTCAGCTCATATATAAAGATTTGTTCTTTTTTCGGGTAACGTGGTTAGTGAATTTTGTTATGCCTCTTTTGTTCTTTATGTTAGAGCCAAGTGGTGAATTGTTATTTCCGATGAGTTGTTTATTTATAACCCTTTCCTCGGTTATGACGTTAATCTTTATGGATGAAAGGAATAAAAGTGACATTTTTATAAATAGTTTACCGGTAAGCCGAAAGGATATCATCATTGCTAGATATATTTCCTGTGCAATATTCATTGTTGGTGGCATACTCTCTACGATGTTAGTTGTTTTTCTTATGAGAGGCATTGTGGTCATTGGTGATATCGGTGCCTATCATCCTAATCTATACATTGAAATTCCATGGTATGAAGTAATAAATGGAGCTGTTTACGCCTTGTTTTTTGTTGTGATACTTTTCCCTAGTTATTACGGTACAAAATCGAAGGTAGTAAGAAGTATAGTATCAGCAGCATCAATGGGAGTGGGTGTAATTTTTTGGATGTTTATTAGTGATGGGCTGAATGAAACAGCACCTTCATTCATTGAGTGGATTATGAATCCTATGCATATTGGTGTATTTATAGTTGGATTCATTACATTAGTTAGTATTTACATTGCTTCTATGTTTCTTACAATTAAAATTTATGAAACGCGTGATTTATAG
- a CDS encoding ABC transporter ATP-binding protein — protein MLELKNVCKSYQDFSVKNISFTLPRGYIMGFVGPNGAGKSTTIKMIMNLIRKDSGDINIFGKDNKKAEKEIKQNIGFVYDENHYYEDLTCEQMKRIIAPLYKKWDENQYQSYMQRLQVPKYKKIKELSKGMKMKFAIAIALSHHAEFIIMDEPTAGLDPVVRSELLDMLQEIVMEDEVSVLFSTHITTDLERIADYITFINDGEIIFTGEKDELMENYVIVKGSNDLLDREGKELFVGLRKNKFGFEGLAKDKQAIIDWFGNEVVLEKPKLDDIIVYTAKGRGAYASAHI, from the coding sequence ATGTTAGAGCTAAAAAACGTTTGTAAAAGTTATCAAGATTTCTCAGTGAAAAATATAAGTTTTACGCTGCCACGTGGATATATTATGGGATTTGTCGGACCGAATGGAGCCGGGAAAAGTACGACAATCAAAATGATTATGAATTTAATTAGAAAAGATAGTGGCGATATAAACATTTTTGGCAAGGACAATAAGAAAGCTGAAAAGGAAATAAAGCAAAATATCGGTTTTGTATATGATGAAAACCATTATTATGAAGATTTAACGTGTGAGCAAATGAAGCGTATTATTGCACCGTTATATAAAAAGTGGGACGAAAATCAGTATCAATCGTATATGCAGAGATTACAGGTTCCAAAGTATAAAAAAATTAAAGAGTTATCTAAAGGGATGAAAATGAAGTTTGCGATTGCCATCGCGCTCTCACACCACGCAGAGTTTATCATTATGGATGAACCGACAGCAGGATTAGATCCAGTTGTACGGAGTGAATTACTTGATATGTTGCAAGAAATTGTAATGGAGGATGAAGTATCTGTATTATTCTCAACGCACATTACGACAGACTTAGAACGTATTGCAGATTATATTACGTTCATCAATGATGGAGAAATTATATTTACTGGTGAGAAGGACGAATTAATGGAGAACTACGTAATCGTAAAGGGAAGTAATGATTTATTAGATCGAGAAGGAAAAGAGCTATTTGTTGGATTACGAAAAAATAAGTTTGGTTTCGAAGGTTTAGCGAAGGATAAACAAGCAATTATAGACTGGTTTGGAAATGAGGTTGTACTAGAAAAGCCTAAATTAGATGACATCATCGTATACACTGCGAAAGGGAGAGGTGCCTATGCGTCAGCTCATATATAA
- a CDS encoding GntR family transcriptional regulator translates to MNIIISNSSQDPIYVQIRKQLSQLILNGGLKGGDKLPSIRSLAKELQISVITTKRAYEELEKEGYIETVAGKGTYVSRKNNEILKEQRLSLLESKAEEIVKESKVLHLSLEELQQMIACLYEGE, encoded by the coding sequence ATGAATATTATTATTTCGAATTCTTCCCAAGACCCTATTTATGTGCAAATAAGAAAACAATTAAGCCAGCTTATTTTAAATGGTGGTTTAAAGGGGGGAGATAAGCTACCGTCTATTCGTAGCTTAGCGAAAGAATTACAAATTAGTGTAATTACAACGAAGCGTGCGTACGAGGAGCTGGAAAAAGAAGGATATATAGAAACTGTTGCTGGGAAGGGGACTTATGTTTCACGTAAAAATAATGAAATATTAAAAGAACAGCGGTTAAGTCTATTGGAAAGTAAAGCTGAAGAAATCGTAAAAGAAAGTAAAGTGTTGCACCTTTCACTTGAAGAATTACAACAGATGATTGCGTGTTTATACGAGGGGGAATGA
- a CDS encoding DUF3929 family protein — MVYHLENGETIKDVKEFCYRDQGKVLERVAHRVMDNREVTAIDKQGTIISIACEDIVKVELDYITES; from the coding sequence ATGGTATACCATTTAGAAAATGGAGAAACAATTAAAGATGTAAAAGAATTTTGTTACAGAGACCAAGGAAAAGTGTTAGAAAGAGTAGCGCACCGTGTAATGGATAATAGAGAAGTGACAGCGATTGATAAACAAGGAACAATCATTTCAATAGCGTGTGAGGACATTGTAAAGGTAGAACTTGATTACATAACAGAAAGTTAA
- the gcvPB gene encoding aminomethyl-transferring glycine dehydrogenase subunit 2 — protein MKNQDQALIFEVTKEGRVGYSLPKLDVEEVKLEDVFESDYIRVEDAELPEVSELDIMRHYTALSNRNHGVDSGFYPLGSCTMKYNPKINENVARFAGFANIHPLQDEKTVQGAMELMYDLQEHLIEITGMDTVTLQPAAGAHGEWTGLMLIRAYHEANGDFNRTKVIVPDSAHGTNPASATVAGFETITVKSNEHGLVDLDDLKRVVNEETAALMLTNPNTLGLFEENILEMAEIVHNAGGKLYYDGANLNAVLSQARPGDMGFDVVHLNLHKTFTGPHGGGGPGSGPVGVKADLIPYLPKPILEKTENGYHFNYDRPEAIGRVKPFYGNFGINVRAYTYIRSMGPDGLRAVTEYAVLNANYMMRRLAPFYDLPFDRHCKHEFVLSGRRQKKLGVRTLDIAKRLLDFGYHPPTIYFPLNVEECIMIEPTETESKETLDGFIDKMIQIAKEVEENPEVVQEAPHTTVIKRLDETLAARKPVLRYEKLAPVQV, from the coding sequence ATGAAGAACCAAGACCAAGCACTTATTTTTGAAGTGACTAAAGAAGGGCGCGTAGGATATAGCTTACCCAAATTAGATGTAGAAGAAGTGAAATTAGAAGATGTATTTGAGAGCGATTATATTCGCGTTGAAGATGCAGAGCTTCCAGAAGTATCTGAACTTGATATTATGCGCCATTACACAGCGCTTTCAAACCGTAACCACGGCGTTGATTCTGGATTCTACCCACTTGGATCTTGTACGATGAAATATAATCCGAAAATTAATGAAAACGTAGCTCGTTTCGCAGGCTTTGCAAATATTCATCCACTTCAAGATGAAAAAACAGTGCAAGGTGCAATGGAATTAATGTACGACTTACAAGAACATTTAATTGAAATTACAGGTATGGATACTGTTACATTACAACCAGCAGCTGGTGCACACGGAGAATGGACAGGTTTAATGTTAATTCGTGCATACCATGAAGCAAATGGTGACTTTAACCGTACGAAAGTAATTGTTCCTGACTCTGCTCACGGAACAAATCCGGCGTCTGCAACAGTAGCTGGTTTTGAAACAATTACGGTAAAATCAAACGAACATGGTCTTGTTGACTTAGATGATTTAAAACGTGTTGTAAACGAAGAAACAGCAGCACTTATGTTAACAAATCCAAATACATTAGGCCTATTTGAAGAAAATATTTTAGAAATGGCAGAAATCGTCCATAACGCAGGCGGTAAATTATACTATGATGGTGCAAACTTAAATGCTGTATTAAGCCAAGCGCGCCCAGGAGATATGGGATTTGACGTTGTGCATTTAAACCTTCATAAAACATTTACAGGTCCGCATGGCGGCGGTGGACCAGGTTCTGGTCCAGTAGGTGTGAAAGCTGATTTAATTCCGTACTTACCAAAACCGATTTTAGAGAAAACGGAAAATGGATATCACTTCAACTATGATCGTCCAGAAGCAATTGGGCGTGTGAAACCATTCTATGGTAACTTCGGAATTAATGTTCGTGCATACACATATATTCGTTCTATGGGTCCAGATGGACTACGTGCAGTAACGGAGTATGCTGTATTAAATGCGAACTATATGATGAGAAGATTAGCGCCATTCTACGATCTTCCGTTCGATAGACATTGTAAGCATGAATTTGTATTATCAGGTCGTCGTCAAAAGAAACTTGGTGTGCGTACATTAGATATTGCAAAACGTCTGCTTGATTTCGGTTACCATCCACCAACAATTTACTTCCCATTAAATGTGGAAGAATGTATTATGATTGAACCAACAGAAACAGAGTCAAAAGAAACATTAGATGGTTTCATTGATAAGATGATTCAGATTGCTAAAGAGGTAGAAGAAAATCCAGAAGTTGTACAAGAAGCACCACATACAACGGTAATAAAACGTTTGGATGAAACATTGGCTGCTCGTAAACCAGTTTTACGTTATGAAAAGCTAGCACCTGTACAAGTGTGA